A section of the Candidatus Baltobacteraceae bacterium genome encodes:
- a CDS encoding ABC transporter substrate-binding protein gives MMRRLVLAMVAAALLAACGRHAPAPGTLAIAQQWEPRSLNPALENGTSSTQWSMLVFSYLVKYDDSGNLIPDIVTEVPTLQNGGISADGKTITYHIRKGIRFADGTPLTAADAAWSIMAINNPKNNVQTRFAYDQVISADAPNPTTLVLHLKKTFPPLIVTVGAPQGFPILPKHELASLPDINSAPFNRAPFGSGPYMVTNWAPGDRVELKANPYYWQGKPGISHITIRFIANAQTALNMLRTHEVDGYFDSQDYGIYPILQSIPGYVVTSTPQNAVGAIIFNTQDPVTKDPRVRHALAEAIDIRSTVSKAYLKTLDSRHAGAGLFLWAFDPSAYPDVPYDPADARKLFDAAGWHVGADGIRQKNGVPLHVLLILQAETPADGVAANDIAQYERAVGVGVTLKQYQVTQFVAPPDQGGPVYGGKFQMALYSFENGDDPDTTDQFACANVPPNGYNKSRVCDPRIDALLHQGLSTYDPAARKATYVQLQKLLYDELPIALIYRRTQVNAFSDDIVNQTTSPAAGAWWDVAHWTFCQPRVYPPVGSYKRTPTPLRGPGLILEGGGTDIDAEWHWAHATISGGSKARFGNVVVLRADGTDDYDPYILPLGPFQSVRTIIIPHCLSREQVDALAPYVDGADVLFFSGGDQANYAPWKGSKLIDAVRNVWKRGGVEGGTSAGLAIQGAVGYDSVAADRLHPNDDGFEVRTPDALRNPFEPEISFTSDLLVWPPLRNVITDTHFARRDRFGRLVTFLARIEHDRRLPTGTFYGLAVDERSVLLTDRNGIATLAEYPGSGYATRGAYLIHLVNVQQLTPGKPLKATVEVLHLDHPGAKLDLKTKAGDGPIYRVTVDGSKTSPYSRNPFE, from the coding sequence ATGATGCGCCGACTCGTCTTGGCGATGGTCGCGGCGGCTCTCCTCGCCGCTTGCGGGCGCCACGCCCCCGCTCCCGGCACCCTGGCGATCGCGCAGCAGTGGGAGCCGCGGTCGCTCAACCCCGCGCTGGAAAACGGGACGTCGTCGACGCAATGGTCGATGCTGGTCTTCTCGTATCTCGTCAAATACGACGATAGCGGGAACCTCATCCCCGACATCGTGACCGAAGTGCCGACCTTGCAAAACGGCGGCATTAGTGCCGACGGCAAGACGATTACGTATCACATTCGCAAAGGCATCCGCTTCGCCGACGGCACGCCGTTGACGGCGGCCGACGCCGCGTGGTCGATCATGGCGATCAATAATCCAAAGAACAACGTGCAAACGCGCTTCGCGTACGATCAAGTGATTTCTGCCGACGCGCCCAATCCCACCACGCTGGTTCTCCATCTCAAGAAGACGTTTCCGCCGCTGATCGTTACGGTGGGCGCGCCGCAGGGATTCCCGATCCTCCCTAAGCACGAACTCGCATCGCTGCCCGACATCAACTCGGCGCCGTTCAATCGTGCACCGTTCGGATCGGGCCCGTACATGGTTACTAACTGGGCTCCGGGCGATCGCGTCGAGCTCAAGGCCAATCCGTACTACTGGCAAGGTAAGCCGGGCATCTCGCACATTACCATTCGATTCATCGCCAACGCGCAGACGGCACTCAACATGCTGCGCACGCACGAAGTCGACGGTTACTTCGACTCACAGGATTACGGTATCTATCCGATCCTGCAGAGCATTCCCGGATACGTCGTTACGAGCACGCCGCAAAATGCGGTCGGTGCGATCATTTTCAACACGCAGGATCCGGTTACGAAAGATCCGCGCGTTCGTCACGCGTTAGCCGAAGCGATCGACATTCGGAGCACCGTTTCGAAAGCCTATTTAAAGACCCTCGACAGCCGGCACGCGGGCGCGGGACTCTTCTTGTGGGCGTTCGACCCGAGCGCATACCCGGACGTTCCCTACGATCCGGCCGATGCACGAAAACTGTTCGACGCGGCCGGTTGGCACGTGGGTGCCGACGGCATCCGTCAGAAGAACGGCGTTCCGCTGCACGTGCTGCTCATTTTGCAAGCCGAGACGCCGGCCGACGGCGTCGCAGCGAACGACATCGCGCAGTACGAGCGCGCCGTCGGTGTGGGCGTGACGCTCAAGCAGTATCAAGTGACGCAGTTCGTCGCGCCGCCCGACCAAGGCGGCCCGGTCTACGGCGGCAAGTTCCAAATGGCGCTCTACTCGTTCGAAAACGGCGACGATCCCGACACGACCGACCAGTTTGCGTGCGCCAACGTTCCGCCCAACGGCTACAATAAGTCGCGCGTCTGCGATCCGCGTATCGACGCGCTGCTGCACCAAGGGCTGTCAACCTACGATCCGGCGGCGCGCAAGGCTACCTACGTGCAGCTGCAAAAGCTGCTCTACGACGAGTTGCCCATCGCGCTCATCTACCGCCGCACGCAAGTCAACGCATTCTCCGACGACATCGTGAATCAAACGACGTCGCCCGCGGCGGGCGCGTGGTGGGACGTCGCGCATTGGACGTTCTGCCAGCCGCGCGTCTATCCGCCGGTGGGCAGCTATAAACGCACGCCGACGCCGTTGCGGGGTCCCGGGTTGATTCTCGAGGGCGGCGGCACCGACATCGACGCGGAGTGGCATTGGGCGCACGCGACGATTTCGGGCGGATCCAAGGCGCGCTTCGGCAACGTGGTCGTGCTGCGCGCCGACGGCACCGACGACTACGATCCGTACATCTTGCCGCTGGGGCCGTTCCAGTCGGTGCGAACCATCATCATTCCGCACTGCCTGTCGCGCGAACAAGTCGACGCGTTGGCGCCGTACGTCGACGGTGCCGACGTGCTGTTCTTCTCGGGCGGCGATCAAGCGAACTACGCACCGTGGAAAGGCAGCAAGCTGATCGACGCGGTGCGCAACGTGTGGAAGCGCGGCGGCGTTGAGGGAGGCACGAGCGCAGGCTTGGCGATTCAAGGTGCGGTCGGATACGATTCCGTCGCCGCCGACCGGCTGCATCCCAACGACGACGGGTTCGAGGTGCGCACGCCCGACGCGCTGCGCAATCCGTTCGAGCCCGAGATCAGCTTTACGAGCGACCTGCTCGTGTGGCCGCCGCTGCGCAACGTGATTACCGACACGCACTTCGCGCGGCGCGATCGTTTCGGGCGCTTGGTCACGTTCCTGGCGCGCATCGAACACGACCGCCGGTTGCCGACCGGCACGTTCTACGGATTGGCCGTCGACGAGCGCAGCGTGCTGCTCACCGATCGCAACGGCATCGCGACCTTGGCCGAATATCCCGGCAGCGGTTATGCCACGCGCGGAGCGTACCTGATCCATCTCGTCAACGTGCAGCAGCTGACCCCCGGCAAGCCGCTGAAGGCGACCGTCGAGGTGCTCCATCTCGACCATCCGGGCGCAAAACTCGACCTGAAGACCAAGGCAGGAGACGGCCCGATCTACCGCGTGACCGTGGACGGCAGCAAAACCTCACCTTATAGCCGAAACCCGTTCGAGTGA
- a CDS encoding asparaginase: protein MQLLEGEPYVAVIRGGVVESVHNVAGYAVDARGMPIFSFGAVDVPIYLRSAAKPFIAAAAVAAGVVERFGLEAREIAVMAASHSAESFHLETVRSILRKIGLDESALRCGPEPPFIESITNNCSGKHAGILALCIAVGADPATYLDPSNPAQQRILSFCARASDEKLETLTIAVDGCGIPVYATTLQKAALSYRRLATLDDLDPSDARALRIVRDAMILNPEYMSGTGEFDAAMIRAYEGSLVCKGGAEGIFAGALIDERIGFVIKVIDGNERARPPAACEALRLAGLMTETQLQRVRTFARPVVKNKSGRVVGEIRAILDR, encoded by the coding sequence ATGCAGCTCCTCGAAGGGGAACCATACGTCGCGGTTATCCGCGGCGGTGTGGTCGAGTCGGTTCACAACGTCGCCGGATATGCCGTCGACGCGCGTGGCATGCCCATCTTTTCGTTCGGCGCGGTCGACGTGCCGATCTACCTGCGCTCGGCGGCAAAGCCGTTCATCGCCGCGGCGGCCGTCGCCGCCGGCGTCGTCGAACGCTTTGGCCTGGAGGCGCGCGAGATCGCCGTCATGGCGGCATCGCACTCGGCCGAGTCGTTTCATCTGGAGACCGTGCGCTCCATCCTACGAAAAATCGGCTTGGACGAAAGCGCGCTGCGTTGCGGTCCGGAGCCGCCTTTCATCGAGTCGATCACGAACAACTGCTCGGGCAAGCACGCGGGCATCCTGGCGCTGTGCATCGCCGTCGGGGCCGATCCCGCGACCTATCTCGATCCCTCCAACCCCGCGCAGCAGCGCATCCTCTCGTTTTGCGCGCGCGCGTCGGACGAAAAGCTCGAAACTTTGACGATCGCGGTCGACGGCTGCGGCATCCCGGTGTACGCGACGACCTTGCAAAAGGCGGCGCTGTCGTACCGGCGCCTGGCCACGCTCGACGATCTCGATCCGAGCGACGCGCGGGCGCTGCGCATCGTGCGCGACGCGATGATCCTCAATCCGGAATACATGTCGGGAACCGGCGAGTTCGACGCGGCGATGATTCGCGCGTATGAGGGGTCGCTGGTCTGTAAGGGCGGTGCCGAGGGCATCTTCGCCGGGGCCCTGATCGACGAACGCATCGGCTTCGTGATCAAGGTCATCGACGGCAACGAGCGGGCTCGGCCGCCGGCCGCGTGCGAAGCCCTTCGCCTGGCCGGACTGATGACGGAAACGCAGCTCCAGCGCGTGCGGACCTTCGCGCGTCCCGTCGTCAAGAACAAGAGCGGAAGGGTCGTGGGGGAGATACGGGCGATTCTCGATCGATGA
- a CDS encoding AAA family ATPase, translating to MISPAAFSDAFVGRQEELELLADAFRSACDGRSRFVRIEGEAGIGKSRLVREFSGRLGDSAVIAAGGCVEQIRRPYLPIEQVLERLGRRPRLPAPYDGRTHAEERAAYFQGVAEALERESARKPLAIVIEDVQWADDATIDLLRYLTTAIEEARVLVIITVRTATMLSNPALAALRLSLLRVRGPSIVLRGLRRFDIRNLIGNVVRDHETEIPLQTIAKIESLCDGNPLFAEELTRIAIDSGEIVLGTSSPLSAHAMLSERLATFSEDERSVLVRAAIVGQHFDSGFVAEIAGTTTDRVLATMQRALDHELVITDRVHPHRFAFRHSLIRQVLADRLVLGLAAPLHLRIARGIENGQHASKRAAELAFHYSEARVADKARYYNELAAQAAWDVYAYRDAIHFYSAALQWDYPPGLARAAIYERLGTLLYIEGVGEEPARWFERARAEYEQIEDEIGYCQALLMIADQRWVDARTSEGAQAASEAAVRLERLGETRPWLSATLSVARYAVTLGDPQRAAALLDDIGRRHAHFDAPLNVAFYEVRAETRAALGQAAGALADGAHAVRLARETGSSELVAQVENNVALVAADLGELDLAGEHHRSALAEAHRTGLLWRVAYCALNYAQTLAWSGELTRARAMVLEALDCGVTTATFKTKAAAVGVPIALALNDRALLLACADDRALEYARQSGEIQRVAAGGAAFAELLRAQGDAARARTTLSETVASVETSHRAWNLWSYVALCGRPADLERARDVLARSTGRPRMMRAHRLLLAGHYAAAERVFARLGFRWHAALSAELAGDRERARQSYEAMGAVRDAARLAEPHVDGKPGSGLTARQTQIAELVAQGEINRTIAARLHISEHTVEHHLTGIFARLGVKSRAQLIARWIGSRS from the coding sequence GTGATCTCTCCCGCTGCTTTCTCCGACGCATTCGTCGGGCGGCAAGAAGAACTGGAGCTGCTCGCCGACGCGTTTCGCAGCGCGTGCGACGGACGATCGCGCTTCGTGCGAATCGAAGGCGAAGCGGGCATCGGCAAATCGCGCCTCGTGCGCGAATTCTCCGGGCGGCTCGGCGATTCGGCAGTCATTGCGGCCGGCGGCTGCGTCGAACAGATTCGCCGGCCGTATCTGCCCATCGAACAAGTGCTCGAGCGGCTCGGGCGCCGTCCCCGTCTTCCGGCGCCGTACGACGGACGCACGCACGCCGAAGAGCGCGCGGCGTACTTTCAAGGCGTCGCCGAAGCGCTCGAGCGCGAATCCGCGCGCAAACCGCTGGCGATCGTGATCGAAGACGTGCAATGGGCCGACGACGCGACGATCGATCTGCTGCGCTACCTCACCACCGCGATCGAAGAAGCGCGCGTGCTAGTGATTATTACGGTGCGCACGGCGACGATGCTGTCCAATCCGGCACTCGCAGCGCTGCGCTTGAGCCTGCTGCGCGTGCGCGGTCCCTCGATCGTGCTGCGCGGACTGCGCCGGTTCGACATCCGCAACCTCATCGGCAACGTCGTGCGCGATCACGAAACCGAGATTCCGCTGCAAACGATTGCCAAGATCGAGTCGCTCTGCGACGGAAATCCGTTGTTTGCCGAAGAGTTGACGCGCATCGCGATCGATTCGGGCGAGATCGTGCTGGGCACGTCGTCGCCGCTCTCGGCGCACGCAATGCTCAGCGAACGTCTCGCGACCTTTTCCGAAGACGAGCGCAGCGTGCTGGTTCGCGCGGCGATCGTCGGCCAGCACTTCGACTCGGGCTTCGTGGCCGAGATCGCCGGCACGACCACCGACCGCGTGCTCGCGACCATGCAGCGCGCGCTCGATCACGAGCTGGTCATCACCGACCGCGTGCATCCGCACCGGTTTGCGTTTCGCCATTCGCTGATCCGGCAGGTATTGGCCGACCGGCTCGTGCTGGGATTGGCGGCCCCGCTGCACTTGCGCATCGCGCGCGGCATCGAAAACGGACAGCACGCGTCGAAGCGTGCAGCCGAGTTGGCGTTTCACTATTCGGAGGCGCGCGTCGCCGATAAAGCGCGCTATTATAACGAGCTCGCGGCGCAGGCGGCGTGGGACGTCTACGCCTACCGCGACGCGATTCACTTTTATAGCGCGGCGCTGCAGTGGGACTATCCGCCGGGGCTCGCGCGCGCCGCGATTTACGAACGGCTCGGCACGCTGCTCTATATCGAAGGCGTCGGCGAAGAACCCGCGCGCTGGTTCGAGCGCGCGCGCGCCGAGTACGAGCAAATCGAAGACGAGATCGGCTACTGCCAAGCACTGTTGATGATCGCCGATCAGCGCTGGGTCGACGCGCGCACGTCGGAAGGCGCGCAAGCCGCGTCCGAAGCGGCGGTGCGTCTCGAGCGTTTGGGTGAGACGCGTCCGTGGCTCTCCGCAACGCTGTCGGTGGCGCGCTACGCGGTGACGCTCGGCGATCCGCAGCGCGCGGCGGCCCTCCTCGACGACATCGGCCGCCGGCACGCGCATTTCGACGCGCCGCTCAACGTCGCGTTTTACGAAGTGCGCGCCGAGACGCGCGCGGCGTTGGGTCAAGCGGCCGGTGCGCTCGCCGACGGCGCGCACGCGGTGCGGCTCGCGCGCGAAACCGGTTCGAGCGAGCTGGTCGCGCAGGTCGAAAATAACGTCGCGCTCGTCGCGGCCGATTTGGGCGAGCTCGACCTCGCGGGCGAGCACCATCGAAGCGCGCTGGCCGAAGCGCACCGCACCGGATTGCTCTGGCGCGTGGCGTATTGCGCGCTCAACTACGCGCAGACGCTGGCGTGGAGCGGCGAGTTAACGCGCGCGCGTGCGATGGTACTGGAAGCGCTCGATTGCGGCGTTACGACGGCGACGTTCAAAACGAAAGCCGCGGCGGTGGGCGTTCCGATCGCGCTCGCGCTCAACGATCGCGCGCTGTTGCTCGCGTGTGCGGACGACCGGGCGCTCGAGTACGCGCGTCAGTCGGGTGAGATTCAGCGCGTCGCCGCCGGCGGCGCCGCATTTGCCGAACTGCTTCGCGCGCAAGGTGATGCCGCGCGGGCGCGCACGACGCTCAGCGAAACCGTCGCATCGGTCGAGACGAGCCATCGCGCTTGGAATCTGTGGTCCTACGTCGCGTTATGCGGGCGTCCGGCCGACCTGGAACGAGCGCGGGACGTCTTGGCCCGGTCGACGGGCAGGCCGCGGATGATGCGCGCGCACCGGCTCCTGCTCGCCGGGCACTACGCGGCTGCCGAACGCGTCTTTGCGCGGCTGGGATTCCGCTGGCACGCTGCGTTGAGCGCCGAGCTGGCCGGCGATCGCGAACGCGCCCGGCAGTCCTACGAAGCTATGGGCGCCGTGCGTGACGCAGCCCGCCTGGCCGAACCGCACGTTGACGGCAAGCCCGGCAGCGGCCTGACGGCGCGCCAAACGCAGATTGCCGAACTCGTGGCACAGGGCGAGATCAATCGCACGATCGCGGCCCGCCTCCATATCAGCGAGCACACCGTCGAGCACCATTTGACCGGAATTTTCGCACGGCTGGGCGTCAAATCGCGCGCGCAGCTGATCGCGCGCTGGATCGGCTCGCGCTCATAG
- a CDS encoding CPBP family intramembrane glutamic endopeptidase — protein MFPVTRADAILLVAIAIVAPAYSYYAGRRIAAGAMPARTLAYARTMLSWWLISFAMGLIWVRMERPATALGLTIPGDARSWAGVALCVLALAYAVAQRRLLQQMTPEKLERVRDSFGRTAVVLPRTPIEYRLFLAVSITAGICEELLYRGYFFAMTSHWLTLAGAAIVSAIVFGLGHAYQGWKGVIKTAIVGLVLGAIYIGTGSLVWPMILHALIDVQGGSVGYKVLRTPRP, from the coding sequence ATGTTTCCCGTAACCCGCGCCGACGCGATCCTCCTCGTCGCGATCGCGATCGTCGCCCCCGCTTACTCGTACTATGCCGGCCGGCGGATCGCGGCGGGCGCGATGCCCGCCCGCACGCTCGCTTACGCGCGCACGATGCTCTCGTGGTGGCTCATCAGCTTCGCGATGGGACTCATCTGGGTGCGCATGGAGCGTCCCGCCACCGCGCTCGGCCTGACGATCCCCGGCGACGCGCGGTCGTGGGCCGGCGTCGCGCTCTGCGTGCTCGCGCTCGCGTACGCCGTCGCACAGCGGCGCCTATTGCAGCAGATGACGCCGGAGAAGCTCGAGCGCGTTCGCGATTCGTTCGGGCGCACGGCCGTCGTGCTGCCGCGGACACCAATCGAATACCGTCTGTTCCTCGCGGTCTCGATCACGGCCGGTATCTGCGAAGAGCTCCTCTATCGCGGTTACTTCTTCGCCATGACGTCGCATTGGCTGACGCTTGCGGGCGCGGCCATCGTCAGCGCGATCGTCTTCGGTTTAGGCCACGCGTATCAAGGATGGAAAGGCGTGATCAAGACGGCGATCGTTGGACTCGTTCTCGGTGCCATTTATATCGGTACCGGCTCGCTGGTGTGGCCAATGATTCTACACGCACTCATCGACGTACAAGGCGGATCCGTCGGCTACAAAGTGCTACGTACCCCCAGACCGTAA
- a CDS encoding TonB-dependent receptor has protein sequence MNVSLIHRTAGAFLALALVLSPVSSVVAGTTGSITGTVVDATAHAPIAGAAVTVVSPSQIATVTTDASGRFTFISLAPDTYTVSARKAGYDEQSVAGISVFADQSQSVPVALQKSLKQIAHVTSRSSLSPVRPGTGTDVYSVNPAVATASATLGGGGGMNTAYSAIAAMPGAYVPPNQVGVNQTVYIRGGYYDQIGFEYDGVPVNRSFDNYPSSGLTTLGQQELQIYTGGGEADANATGLGGFINQVIKTGTFPGYAVGGLAMGTPTFYHDARVEVGGATPDRLFSYYVGVSGTNQAFRYFDQYNGASLSDTVPYGTYPSDETTNLAFFPAVYPTCNANTTYTNPAANGAHAFLYKDPGCFGYFPANYGQPSDVDDRQVVANMHFGVPHKNDSGRDDIQLLYMSSATFTQYYSSVNDAGPLGLGIVNSGTLNYHDFYAGLTNQWGDFYTFPGGTKWLAPASTPPIAYLYPGSPTGRCANVVGVPGACPEDARGNQETVQIPNDYRDGRWDTAGIVKLQYQKNMGSNAYLRLFGYTFYSNTNRATANGWGNAYAFGVTNYQYEVDSHTRGLELQFADQISSSNLVSGMLSYLDSGTLRYYSHQYDNTGSAQVSNFTDGNICYSTKDTKHYPIGHPAPCNKAISQGFFSAPYGYNVDTQDPCAAGEVPANSPACRNGAAMNLTYLGNNADYNSVMPKVSSGSIQDQWRPTDRWNLNAALRYENDTFDLANTDNPGTNFWFNAAQREFCVNPVTRQPIFVPQPPQYIYYYQPLVTFHCPIDRSTGTAIQTVHPNGTDGILLTNNYPSQYSQTYFLPRLSLTYAASPDTVFRASAGRYAQAPQNYEIQYATAQPNLASTLLGFIPFGFNSPLHPSQAQFSNNYDVSWEQHLRGTDIAFKVTPYFRWGTNQLYESVDLPSLGVSPSFNAGTLRVDGVEFELTKGDFDKNGLSGIFSYTYTNSSEKWGDYPNSTIGPVDQYIQDIQEFNALTKKGGGAPCYTPDRTGTAAPGCPSTSIRNPYYAMAPQPLLDPHAWYTTGLDYPYLSPNTFSLVLNYRHGKFAFTPAMSLQEGTTYGNPSDVQGMDPRSCYSNQRTSGVPSSTPLNADYTSCSHALTSDGTTPGKLYIPNPQTGTFDQFGQFQQPWQFNLGAQLSYDVSPRITTKFIVTNILNTCFGGSSTPWTKAYPPGGFTCAYTYNKFYNNGNNFNEGTSAYDLRANGVAENPYFANSFVPSYGDPFSGNYPLALNMYFSVNVKL, from the coding sequence ATGAACGTTTCGCTTATTCACCGCACCGCGGGCGCTTTTCTGGCGCTGGCGCTCGTGCTTTCACCCGTCTCGAGCGTCGTTGCCGGGACCACCGGATCGATCACCGGTACGGTCGTGGATGCGACGGCTCACGCGCCGATCGCTGGAGCGGCCGTCACGGTCGTCAGCCCGTCGCAGATCGCAACCGTCACTACCGACGCGTCCGGGCGGTTCACGTTCATCTCCCTCGCTCCGGACACGTACACGGTCTCCGCGCGTAAGGCCGGCTATGACGAACAGTCCGTGGCCGGCATCTCGGTGTTCGCCGATCAGAGCCAATCGGTCCCCGTCGCGCTTCAAAAGAGTCTCAAGCAGATCGCGCACGTTACCTCGCGCTCCTCGCTCAGCCCGGTTCGTCCCGGCACCGGAACCGACGTCTACTCGGTGAATCCGGCAGTCGCGACCGCCTCCGCCACGCTGGGCGGCGGCGGCGGAATGAACACCGCCTATTCGGCCATCGCGGCGATGCCCGGCGCGTACGTGCCGCCCAACCAGGTCGGCGTCAATCAGACCGTCTATATTCGCGGCGGTTACTACGATCAAATCGGATTTGAGTACGACGGCGTTCCGGTTAACCGGTCGTTCGATAACTATCCCAGCAGTGGTTTGACGACGCTGGGCCAACAAGAGCTGCAGATTTATACCGGCGGCGGCGAGGCCGACGCCAACGCCACCGGCCTGGGCGGCTTCATCAACCAGGTTATTAAGACGGGCACGTTTCCGGGTTACGCGGTCGGCGGCTTGGCCATGGGGACGCCCACGTTCTATCACGACGCACGCGTTGAAGTCGGCGGTGCGACGCCCGACCGGCTCTTCTCGTACTACGTGGGCGTGAGCGGGACGAATCAGGCGTTCCGTTACTTCGACCAATACAACGGCGCCAGTCTGAGCGATACGGTTCCCTACGGAACGTATCCGTCGGACGAGACGACCAATCTGGCGTTCTTCCCCGCGGTGTATCCCACGTGCAACGCCAACACGACCTACACGAACCCGGCGGCAAACGGTGCTCACGCGTTCCTTTATAAGGATCCCGGTTGTTTCGGCTATTTCCCCGCAAACTACGGACAGCCGTCCGACGTCGATGACCGGCAGGTCGTCGCCAACATGCACTTCGGCGTACCGCACAAGAACGACAGCGGCCGCGACGACATCCAGTTGCTGTACATGTCGTCGGCGACGTTCACGCAGTACTACTCCAGCGTCAACGACGCGGGCCCGCTGGGCTTGGGCATCGTCAATAGCGGCACTCTCAACTATCACGACTTCTACGCGGGCCTTACCAATCAGTGGGGTGATTTCTACACCTTCCCCGGCGGAACGAAGTGGCTTGCACCGGCCTCGACGCCGCCGATCGCGTATCTGTACCCCGGCTCGCCGACCGGCCGCTGCGCCAATGTCGTTGGCGTTCCCGGCGCCTGTCCGGAAGATGCGCGGGGCAATCAGGAAACCGTACAGATTCCCAATGATTATCGCGACGGACGCTGGGACACGGCAGGCATCGTCAAGCTGCAGTATCAGAAAAACATGGGCTCCAACGCCTACCTGCGTCTATTCGGCTACACCTTTTATTCCAACACCAACCGCGCGACCGCCAACGGCTGGGGCAACGCGTACGCGTTCGGCGTAACCAACTATCAGTACGAAGTCGACTCGCACACGCGCGGACTCGAGTTGCAGTTTGCGGATCAAATCTCGAGCTCCAACTTGGTGAGCGGCATGCTGTCGTACTTGGACTCCGGTACGCTGCGGTATTACAGTCACCAGTACGACAACACCGGTTCGGCACAGGTCAGTAACTTCACCGACGGCAACATCTGTTACAGCACGAAGGACACGAAGCACTATCCGATCGGCCATCCCGCGCCGTGCAACAAGGCCATATCGCAGGGATTCTTCAGTGCGCCCTACGGCTACAACGTCGATACCCAGGATCCGTGCGCGGCCGGGGAAGTCCCGGCGAACTCGCCGGCGTGCCGCAACGGCGCCGCGATGAATCTCACGTACCTCGGCAACAACGCCGACTACAACTCGGTTATGCCGAAGGTCAGCAGCGGTTCGATACAGGACCAATGGCGCCCGACGGATCGCTGGAATCTCAACGCGGCGCTCCGCTACGAAAACGATACCTTCGATTTGGCAAACACGGATAACCCCGGCACGAACTTCTGGTTCAATGCGGCGCAGCGCGAGTTCTGCGTCAATCCGGTCACCCGGCAGCCGATCTTCGTTCCGCAGCCGCCGCAGTACATCTACTACTATCAGCCGCTCGTGACGTTCCACTGCCCGATCGATCGTTCCACCGGAACTGCGATTCAAACGGTGCATCCCAACGGTACCGACGGCATTCTGCTGACGAACAACTATCCGTCGCAGTACAGCCAGACGTATTTCCTGCCGCGCCTCTCGCTGACGTACGCGGCCAGCCCCGATACCGTGTTCCGCGCTTCGGCCGGACGTTACGCGCAAGCGCCGCAAAACTACGAGATTCAGTATGCGACCGCACAGCCGAATCTCGCGTCGACCTTGCTCGGGTTCATTCCCTTCGGGTTCAACTCGCCGCTGCATCCGTCGCAAGCGCAGTTCTCAAATAACTACGACGTTTCGTGGGAGCAGCATTTGCGGGGAACGGACATCGCGTTCAAGGTAACGCCGTATTTCCGCTGGGGAACCAATCAGCTCTATGAATCGGTCGATCTCCCGAGCCTCGGCGTCTCGCCGTCGTTCAACGCAGGAACGCTTCGCGTGGACGGTGTGGAGTTCGAACTCACCAAGGGCGATTTCGACAAGAACGGCTTGTCGGGTATTTTCTCGTACACGTACACGAACTCGTCCGAGAAGTGGGGAGACTATCCCAACAGCACCATCGGTCCGGTCGATCAGTACATTCAAGATATCCAAGAGTTCAACGCCCTGACCAAGAAGGGCGGCGGCGCACCCTGCTACACGCCGGATCGTACCGGAACGGCGGCACCCGGCTGTCCGTCAACGTCGATTCGCAATCCGTACTATGCGATGGCGCCGCAGCCGCTGCTCGACCCGCACGCGTGGTATACCACGGGACTGGATTACCCGTACCTATCGCCCAACACGTTCTCGCTCGTCTTGAACTATCGTCATGGAAAGTTCGCGTTCACTCCGGCGATGTCGCTGCAAGAGGGAACGACCTACGGAAATCCGTCCGACGTCCAGGGCATGGATCCGCGTTCCTGTTACTCCAACCAGCGCACCTCCGGCGTTCCCTCGAGCACGCCGCTCAATGCCGATTACACGTCGTGCAGCCACGCGCTCACGAGTGACGGAACCACGCCCGGCAAGCTGTACATCCCCAATCCGCAGACCGGCACGTTCGACCAGTTCGGTCAGTTCCAGCAGCCTTGGCAGTTCAATCTCGGCGCGCAGTTGTCGTATGACGTATCGCCGCGCATTACCACGAAGTTCATCGTCACGAACATCCTCAACACGTGCTTCGGCGGCTCGAGTACGCCATGGACGAAAGCCTATCCGCCGGGCGGCTTCACGTGCGCCTATACGTACAACAAGTTCTACAACAACGGGAACAACTTCAACGAGGGAACCTCAGCGTACGATCTCAGGGCGAACGGCGTCGCGGAGAATCCATACTTTGCGAACTCGTTCGTACCGTCGTACGGCGATCCGTTCTCAGGGAACTATCCGCTCGCACTGAACATGTACTTCTCGGTGAACGTCAAGCTCTAA